gcATCATAATGCTtgtcacaataaaaacaatgatgatgCGTAGCCTGCAAGCACATATTCTACAGAATGCCTTTGCGGATGATGCGGAACTTGTCAGTTGGATCAGGTATATAGTAGAAGTCCCATAGTTCTTGAAAAGCTGCTGTGCGGCCCCATGGTTTGAATCGGCCATTCCAGTGAAGCAGCTTTGCACTCCTTATAAACTGGTATTTGTAGCTGGTCCGTGGAGACCATCCtgcaaatatacatatatatacatccatgcacacaaacacaagtgcatgtgtgtgcagtaTAATCAATCACAAGCATGCGTGAGAGTGTGCACCCActcataaaaagaaacacaagcacaaGTGTGTGAAGTATAAAGGTAAAGACAGATCCAATACCTTACAGCTTTAGGGAAGTCACGAGTTTGAGCTCTCAATTTTGTGAGGGTAGtgcttttcttctctccctcgctATCTTACCTTTCCTGCTACAGGCAGTTACCCGCTCTACCTCTGGGTCAGCTGGGTGAAGTACACTGCATCATCTGTATTAAACCAGCTGATGTGTGTGCCTCCGAGTTCAAAGTTTCGGCCACAAAAGTGTGGAGACAGACCTCACAAATGCTGGTCCCCAGACAGTCAGAGACCAGGATTATCGTCCTATGTATATTGTAGTGTGTACTGTATTGTGTGAAAGATAGTTTGATGGTATATAACTATATATGAAACCTGCTTacctttaaagtttaaacattGATAGAATTATAATTGTTTGACTGATATgtcatttataaataatgatttttttaaaaatcaagtgaATTTTGTCTGCATCTGTGTGGTAATGACAATATCATGGTGACATACCCAAAAAGTCAACGACAGCCTCAGaataccattttattttttcagcactATTTATGGTGacttctaatttttaaaatatagccTCAAAGAGAATTGGCTTAAAAGAGCAGCATAACAGGATTATCAAAAATCAAGTCTTTGTTAAATCTGAATACTATAAAACTCTTGCTACAAAATTGTGAGACAGACagcaaaagacaaaacagagaatgaaagagtgtgctcatgtgcacatgcaaattCTACCATAAGATGGAaagtctctttttaaaaaaatgtgcttacCAAGATATTTGACATGCCAAAGCGGTTCAATAGGCGTGTACTTGTTATAGAAAACTATCATCATTGGGGGTTGAGAACCTCCCCCACCTCTTTCATTCCCATACAGTTCCTCTCTGTAAGGAAAAGATTCTCTTAATTTTTCAAATACACATACTTGCCAAGCATGGTGTTAAATAACTGGATATGTCAGAGCCTAAACAGGTATTAATCTAAtcaaggacaaaataaaattctactTAGCATGACCCTCTTTCAtttatgataattaaaaaaagtatgtgaTTTATATATAGCACATGATCACATGAAGACGCATGCTCTCAgagcttgagacaagaacaagacatgtgCAGCATACGAAAGGCAGAAGGATAAactgcagacaaataataaaagaccaACAGAGGAATAAGGGAACAGTGAGGATTGAGAGtttcaaatgaataaaacagaagattttgcactagaaagcagaaaaatcagtggagaacaaagcaactccGCCTGTTAGGCACAGCCTCATTTCGACCCTCGTTTCACACAAAGATGAGCTGGCATATCTAGCAGAGAGGTTGTTTACCTTGTATTGAGTTCAAGCCAGTACTCCAATTTATGGGTCACATTGTGAGAGCGCCAGTCAGCAAGGTCAGTTACAAAAACACCAGTGTTAAACGAACAAGCTGATGGATTGATATTAAGCTCcttgaagtgtttatttttcaggtCAAAGTAATCCGAATACACATTCTGAAAACCATAGTGAAAACTAGTCCTTTGTAAGTGTTGAAGTAagcttaaataattttaaatcatcaagtgcaattttcatttcatttattacaatttattaattttcaaaCGACTGGCTTTAGTTATTACTAGctacaaaattttcaaaatctgaGCAAATAAATCTTTTCTGCTCAGCAGGTACAATTGAGATATTAAACCACAATTTTCACCTGACTAAGGAGGTCAAGAACTTGCTTATCACAAATATAGATTCAATTTCGGCAATgtctcataatttttttttaaaaaaaaaaaacactgccaTTGCAATGTTCTAACAACTATGCACTTTTATGTCTGCTTCATGCTAGCATCTGAAATGAGAAATACAAGAACTTTGTACAACTATTCTCCATCATGTAGAAACATGCAACAATCATGTAATGAAGGCTGTATGGTTGGAGGTCTCACCATTTGAGACATGAAAGATAACATTTCGCCATCATTCATCACCGAATTTCAGCGACATTTTTATACTTGCATAAAACATTATATCAGAGATAACGGTTGCATTAATATTAACAAACGTACCTTGCTTTGCATTTTACACTCTATAGGTGAAAATCAcgctttttgtatttttgatgttAATGTTTATACTTAAAATACTGTCAAGAACATGAACTTAAGGCAAGATTATACAGAGATAATTACTATTATTCTGGATAATAGTTagctaaacatttgttaatTGAAATATAAAATGCAGATACAAGGGTGTTGAAAGAATGTCATGTGTGCAAGGTATTTAGAAGCATAAGAAGTACATGATTTCTATacaaaagaattaataaaaaaaaagtgtggtcATACTGTCataacatgaaaataaactaTGTGAAGCCATCCTGGTTCATTACCTGCATAAAGGTGATTCTTCTGTTCATACCAAGGCAGTCTTCTGAAAAAGCAGCCAGGTTTCCAGGCTTGATCTTCATTTGATACAATTCCTGTATGTCCCCTTTAAATAACAACTTTTGTAGGTTTATAAAAAGCAGGAGTGTCCAAgaaaccaaattttaaaaaaatcatacatcCTGTTTCAACTTTTTGTTCACATATTAGAACTATTGTTTTTCAACATCTGATATCGCATGATGGTTCAGAGTCAATTTCACAGGTCTCTAGTATAAAATTGTACAATTAATCAAATGTTGAcctatttccattttctttagGATGCCACTAAGGCGTTACGTTGCTTAGATTTTatgctttacatttattttagttgAAGAAAAGTTCAGTCATTACACAAtctcaaaaaatatttgtgctaaTTTTATGGATCACTGATATTTCAAATCAATAAAGCAATGTCACTATAGTCTATACTTCAGTGTACTAACAAATTCTGTACCCCAATAAGCTACAGCAACTAGATTAGGCATATTTTCTTGGAATCTTCACAACCTTTACACTCAGGATTTTCAAGTTTGAACAAAGTTGACTCCTGCATTAATATCTACTCATCTCAAAAAGCAATGTGTAGCTTCTGCATTTCAGTTTGCTGCTACCAGAGACTTTAGTTGCTGGGTATTAGCTTTACTCTTCTTGTTTACCTTAAGCCTGGCTACTGAAAACTCAATAGCTCTTAAGGTAATACTACTGTATGAAAGCTGCCCCTTTGTAGAGATCTGATGTGCTTACCTCCCCAATAATCCACTCTTACACGCCCAAAAGGTTTGGCGAGAATACAAGAAACACCCTTCCCCTACCTGTTGTATTCTGTATTCATTTCATTGTAATATGAAAACATGCAGATCCTGGCCATGTGCTGGGATTCTGTGCTACACAAACatcatgattattgttattaaataagAGAGTAACAATTTCAGTAAGCTAGAGGTTTGTAATAAGCAAAAGTGCCAATGAAAGTTTTccatttaaatacatttctcaGGATCCATAATGATTCCACAGAAAACCCACCTTGCACAATGCAGTCATCGTCGATGTAGACAATCCTTCCTAGGATGTTGGGAAACAGTTCGGGCAGATAATAACGTGCATAGTTGACctgaagaaagaataattattaATCACACTGTCTATGCAAATCTGTTGAATACTGACAGCATGCTTGCTGTGCATCTAATCCAAAACTGTGCTGATTTCTTATTAAGCAATCACATCCTAGCTGTCATGATGGAAGTCTAAATTGTGTAGCTATTGAATGCAAGATGATTTCTATCttagagaaacagaaaaattggGTGGGAGATTGAGACTGCTGTGATGGATTGGGATGCAAAGAAACCATCATTATTGCTGACTGTTTGTACCTACACTAACTTATCCAAAGTTTAAGCTACTGCATATTACTTGGTAAACAGCATCAAATGCCAGTGATAATGTAGCCTTTCTGAATGGAGTAGTATGTAGCACTCACTGGATTAGCCAGTTCTGGTCGACCACCTCTGACCTTGATCTTGCCCTCAACAAGGCTCTTGGGGAATATTTTAACCTCATAGTTGATAACACTCAGTTTTGTCTTCATCAGCCACATACTGAAATAATGTAAGCTaagattacattaaaaaaaagacaacagagtCCTTTCACAGCAACTATTGGGTTGTCGAAAAAGTCAAAAAAGTCGTGATGCATTTCTGCAACAGATGATGCTAATACACTTTTGAAAGTACTAGTCATTTGGATCTATGTTATTGCTACACTGTTTGACAGCTGACATTTCTAGCTtcattctaaaagaaaaattgacgATCTGGTTGAGTTTGGGAAATTTTACAACAACTTGAAGATTGTAGACCAAACTGTCAGTCAGTTGtccttgaccggcacctgttgTTGGGAGAAGTGCCAGCTGACAGGGTCTGCCACTCTAGGCTATTTTGGGTGACTGTGAGTGGGtccaggacgaccagtccagtctttgccATTTATAAACCAGTTCTGGCCACCGCATCATCGATTACCCTCCAAGATGTCCTTGATGGATAGTCTTTGATAAGGTGTCGttccaggtcacatggccaaagaagaccagcttgtcacttgactgttgaaagtagaggttccttgTGTCCTGTAAGTGTGGaaatcttgttttgtacaaagtcattggttctatGTTTTCTGTATAAGATCTGGAGTGGCCTTCTCAAGTGCTGTttctcaaatgcctggattctccttccTGTTTTGGTAAGCAGAGTCCACACGTCACATTCGTAAACCAGGATTGttactaccagggatttgtacagattgtacttggtagtgaacttTATCTTATGACTATACCAGATCCTATCTAGCTTAGTCATtgctgttgcaatcctgatgcagatatctggTATGGAGCAGCCATCCTTGGAAAGGGTACTTGTTTTGCTCTCTTCAAAACTCCTTGAGTGGTACAATGTTTAGTTTGGATGAGGCTGTAAATCAGCACCCTGTTCAGTTTTTTGTCTATAAAGATAGGTTCTTCTATGTTTGAGGA
The Pomacea canaliculata isolate SZHN2017 linkage group LG2, ASM307304v1, whole genome shotgun sequence genome window above contains:
- the LOC112557379 gene encoding glycosyltransferase 8 domain-containing protein 1-like; the encoded protein is MGFLSVKRVVAVLLVLWVGTLCYIWLPGFIPDFLHVRSLSKSEETDLKVKEGALRDGLGGTNESAMKLGKNSGVNQFDDAVHVVIASDSNTIGGMIALINSILSNTKAKVMFHLITDSETSYHLGMWLMKTKLSVINYEVKIFPKSLVEGKIKVRGGRPELANPVNYARYYLPELFPNILGRIVYIDDDCIVQGDIQELYQMKIKPGNLAAFSEDCLGMNRRITFMQNVYSDYFDLKNKHFKELNINPSACSFNTGVFVTDLADWRSHNVTHKLEYWLELNTREELYGNERGGGGSQPPMMIVFYNKYTPIEPLWHVKYLGWSPRTSYKYQFIRSAKLLHWNGRFKPWGRTAAFQELWDFYYIPDPTDKFRIIRKGIL